CTATTTAATTTAATATCTCTATCTAACCATACTCATTTTAACCAACTATCCCTATCTTCACTGACTATACCTATTTTAACATGGTTTTAGTTAGTTTTAATGAAATTTTGTTCCAACTTAGTTGTATTTTACTTAACTGGTATTTTTCTGTTGGCCTTTTTTCGCATGTACTAAATAGTACAACACAATGGCAGCAAGTATGACCACAACCATTATTGAATATAAATTTCGGTATCCAGTGAAAGGAATGATTAATCCGAATAAATAGGGTCCTATACCAAATCCCAAATCATAAAACATGAAAAAGGTGGCTGTTGCCAATCCTACTTTATGCAGTGGGGCTGCTTTAATGGCAATTGCCTGGGCAACGGATTGAAAATTACCATAACCTAAACCAAACAGTGCTCCAGCCAGGAGTAAAGTTATTCCAAGCCGGGCCTGGCTGAATAAGAGCATTGCAATTGCGAAAATGAAAAGGCAGGGATACATTACAATATTTGCGCCTTTAGAATCAAGTAGGCGGCCCGAAAATGGTCGGGATAGGAGGACTACCGCTGCGTATACTACGAAGAACATGCTGGCAGCTTCTACCAAATGAATCTCCTCAGCATAGATTGATATGAATGTTAACACACTTGAATAGGCAAAACTCATGATCAATGCAACAACCGAGATTGGTATGGCCTTAAATTCCAGGAAATTTGAAATTTTAAACTTACCCTGATTTTCGGTTTTTTCTGGTCTGGGTAGAATATGTTGAGGTTCACTGACTGTAAAGGATATGGCAAGGAATAAAAGGGATAATATTAGATTAAAAATGAAAATTATGTCAAAACTGGCATATTCGAGTAAAATGATCCCTAAAAAAGGGCCAATTGCTGTTGCTATTATTGTACTCATCATGAAGTAACCAATACCTTCCCCTCGTCTGTGAAGTGGAATAATATTAGCAACAATTGTTCCCAAAGTTGTGGTTGCCACTCCAAAGGCCATTCCCTGTATGAATCGGTTGAGTATCAACAGGGGTAAATTATTTGCCACCAGATAAAATGCTGATGTAATGGCAAAAACCAGTGCACTGAGAATTAAAACTTTCCTATTTTCCACATCATCAATGATGCGCCCAATCCCTAATCGTCCGAACAATCCACCAATAATAAAAATACCTGAAACCAGACCAGCTATACTGGTTGAGGTATGAAATTCATTTAGAGCATAAGAAGGAGTAGTTACCAGCAACAAGTACAAGGTCAGTGCAACGAAAAGATTCATCACCGAAACCAGGATAAAGTCTTTTGTCCATAATTTTTCTGTATCCATCTCATTTTTCCCTTCTAAAAAGTAATAAAAAACCATTCATTTAAGTTTTTCTTAAGTAAAAATTTAGTTTCCCCAACAATAAATCCAATTAACCAATAAATCTTAATACTTATAAAAAATTAACCCCTGAAAATCTTATCCCCCCCAAATCCAGAATACCCTACAAATCTTATCCCCAAATCCCGAATAATTTTCTTATTTTTAATAACAGCAAATGGTGTATTATATGTTTCTAATTAACTGATAATATTTAAATTTTAAATACATTTCTAATTTAAACAACCAGAGTGTGTTTAATACCAATTTGACTCTAAAACCATTTATAATATGGATTTAAGACTAAATATAGTCTTATTTCTTTCTTTCCACTGAATTTCAATTAAATTTTAATATAAGTTAGTAACTATACAATAACAAGAGTAGGGAGTCTGTATATGACTAAAATTTTAATCGTAGAAGATGAAGCCATTACTGCAATGGATATCAAACATAATTTAATAAATTTTGGTTTTGAAGTTGTAGGAACTGCTGCTAGTGGTGATGAAGCAATTAAAAAAGCTCAAGAACTAAAACCAGATTTGATTTTAATGGATATCACCTTAAAAGGTGATATGGATGGGATTGAAGCAACAAACAAAATCAAAACTCTTCTAGATATTCCTGTTATATATATGAGTGCTTTTACAGACAAAAATACTTATGAAAGACTTAAACTTACCAATCCCTATGGTTTTGTGAGTAAACCGGTTAGTTCTGAATTATTAGTGGTCTCAATTGAAGCTGCTGTTTATAAACATGATCTTGATAAGAAATTAGCTGAAAGTGAAGAACATTTAAGGTTGATTTTTGATTCCAGTAAAGATTTTATTTACAGTTATGACCTTGAGGGGAGATTTACCAGCGCAAATAAGCATTTTTGTGATTCTGCGAATCTTACTAAAGATGAGATCATAGGTAAAACCGGGCCAGAACTGGGTTTACCAGAAGAACAAAATGATAAATGGGCTAAAATACGCAATCATGTTTGTGAAACTGATTCAACTGTTAAAATGATCACATCTTCAATTGGTCTAGACCAGAAAGTTTACGAATATGAAGTAATTTTAAATCCACTCCATGACATAAACGGAGAAATTGTGGGTATTTCTGGGGTAAGTAGAGATTTAACTGAACATAAAATGTTAAAAAAAGAATTAGATGAAGTTGGTGAACTTTTCCAAAACCTGTATAACAACGCCAAAGTGGGGATAGTAACTGGAGATACTAAAGGACATGTAATTAATTGTAACTCTGCCTTTGAAGATATGTTGGGTTACAGCCGGGAAGAACTTAAAAGCATGAGTTTTAAAGAATTCACCCACCCGGATTATATCCAGGAAGAACTGTCATTACTTGAAAGTTTACGCATTGGAAAAATTAAATTCTATGAACTTGAAAAAAAATTCATTCGCAAAGATAATGAAACTATCTGGGCCAAAGTAACTGCAGGATTTGGTATTTCTACTGATGGAAAACCTATTAATTCTCTGGTCATTGTAGAAGATATTAGTGAACGTAAAAGATCAGAAAAAGAAATACGGGATTATGCTGCTCAACTTAAAACTATTTTTGATCTGTCTGATCGGGCTCTGGCAGTCACCGATACGAAGGGACACTGGATTAATGTAAACAAATATTTATTAAATGAATTGGGTTATACTGAACAGGAATTCTTAAAATTAACTTCCTCTGACATTACACATCCTGATGATGTAGAAACAACGGCCGATTTATTTTTAAAACTTTTATCAGGAGAAATTGATGATTACAGGATAGAAAAAAGATATAAGACCAAAGAAGGAGAATTTAAATGGTTTGATATATCTGTAAAACCAATTAAAGATAAAAATAACAGGATAACATCAGTTCTGGGTGCAGGACATCCCATGGACAAAAAAGACTAATTAAAAAATAGTGTAAAATATTTTTAGATTATGGAATGGAATAGGTTAGTAATTTCAATTTATTTAAACTTAGATTTTGAACTATTAAAATTGAAATTGATTAAAAATCTGAATTTATTAAAAGTCTAAATATGATTAAAGTGTAAATTGATTTACTTGAATTTACAATAAATATGTACAGTAAATTGGTTATGGTTTAGATTTTTTCATTATTGTATTCATAAAATTTAATTTAAAAAAAATAGGAGTTATGTACTATGGCAAAAGAAATAAACCAGTTAATAATAGGTATAAGTCGAGAGGGCGATATAATTGTTAAAAGTGCCAGAGGCAGGATGTATTCGGTTAAAAAGGCTGCAGATTTGAAATTTGGTTGTGAAGATTTACTAAAAGATACAGAAAAAGAGTTATACGCCACTATTGATACAGAATCCCAACCATGGGAATGTATTGCTATAGAATAGGTAATGAACCGATTTAATAAATCATATCCATCATTAATTTTTTCAAATCATTTTAATGGCAATTTCATAACCTCCTGAAACATTAAATTATTTTTTATACATTATTTTATTTTATATTTTATTTTAAAAGATTAAAGTAACTACATACTATTTAATTCATCTTTATTCTTAATATTTTATAAAAATTCTATTTCAGAAGTACTGGAATTTTCTTCAACAGTAATTAAAAATTTATTTTAAATCAAAATATTTAAATAGTACAATACCAATTAGTCATATAACTGACTGGTAAGTCATATAAATAAATGGTTAGTCATAAATTATTAGTCGTAAAATATGGTTATCAGTCACAATGTTCGGAGTGAAGCAATATGTCAATGGCTAAATGGAAAGAAAGAGAAAAACAGCAGCGTAAAAATGACATTATAGATGCTGCTAGGAAATTATTCGCAGAAAAAAACTTTGATGAAGTGTCAATGGATGAAATAGCAAAGAAAGTTGGTCTTGGCAAAGGCACACTTTATCTTTATTTTAAAAATAAAGAATCACTGTACTTTGCAGTAGTCTCACGTGGCACTCGAATTTGGGCAGAAATGGTTAAAAAAGAAGTAGAAAAGGGAAATAATGGTTTGGAAAAGTTAAAATTATATGTTAATGCAAATAAGGAGTTTTCTAATGAATATCCCGATTATTTCCGGCTTTTATATTCACCCTCATTAATTAAAAAACAGTTTGATATGGAGAAAATGACCAGTAGCCAGGAATTCCAGGAAGTAAGGGAATTGTTCAAAGAAATAATGCTCATAGGCATAGATTCCATACAAAAAGGAGTAGATGAAGGTAAAATCCGATCAGATGTGGATCCTACTGAAGCTGCCATTCTCCTATCCGTAATATACAATGGTAAAGTGAACATGGGTGACTGGGCTAAAGAGCTGTTGGAGAACAAGGGAATGGATGAACATAAATTCACCAGTGACATCGGGGATTTCTTTCTCCACATGTTAATGAAAAAATGAAATCAACAGAAATATTTTAAATGGAAAAAATGAGTAAATAAACGTTTTTATGAGAAAGGAGAGATAAATATGAATTTAAACAGATTAGGAGATGATTTAAACCAGCTTTTAAAATTAGAAAACGAACCAGTTGCCATAAAGTGGTCTGTAAATGAGCCCAAAAACATCAAAAAAGAAGAGGGCAAATCAAGGTTCTGCGGTAAACTTGAAAAAGCCATGAACGGAGAAATATTCTATTCAACCATTGAAGAG
The sequence above is a segment of the Methanobacterium formicicum DSM 3637 genome. Coding sequences within it:
- a CDS encoding TetR/AcrR family transcriptional regulator, giving the protein MSMAKWKEREKQQRKNDIIDAARKLFAEKNFDEVSMDEIAKKVGLGKGTLYLYFKNKESLYFAVVSRGTRIWAEMVKKEVEKGNNGLEKLKLYVNANKEFSNEYPDYFRLLYSPSLIKKQFDMEKMTSSQEFQEVRELFKEIMLIGIDSIQKGVDEGKIRSDVDPTEAAILLSVIYNGKVNMGDWAKELLENKGMDEHKFTSDIGDFFLHMLMKK
- a CDS encoding MFS transporter, coding for MDTEKLWTKDFILVSVMNLFVALTLYLLLVTTPSYALNEFHTSTSIAGLVSGIFIIGGLFGRLGIGRIIDDVENRKVLILSALVFAITSAFYLVANNLPLLILNRFIQGMAFGVATTTLGTIVANIIPLHRRGEGIGYFMMSTIIATAIGPFLGIILLEYASFDIIFIFNLILSLLFLAISFTVSEPQHILPRPEKTENQGKFKISNFLEFKAIPISVVALIMSFAYSSVLTFISIYAEEIHLVEAASMFFVVYAAVVLLSRPFSGRLLDSKGANIVMYPCLFIFAIAMLLFSQARLGITLLLAGALFGLGYGNFQSVAQAIAIKAAPLHKVGLATATFFMFYDLGFGIGPYLFGLIIPFTGYRNLYSIMVVVILAAIVLYYLVHAKKGQQKNTS
- a CDS encoding PAS domain S-box protein, translating into MTKILIVEDEAITAMDIKHNLINFGFEVVGTAASGDEAIKKAQELKPDLILMDITLKGDMDGIEATNKIKTLLDIPVIYMSAFTDKNTYERLKLTNPYGFVSKPVSSELLVVSIEAAVYKHDLDKKLAESEEHLRLIFDSSKDFIYSYDLEGRFTSANKHFCDSANLTKDEIIGKTGPELGLPEEQNDKWAKIRNHVCETDSTVKMITSSIGLDQKVYEYEVILNPLHDINGEIVGISGVSRDLTEHKMLKKELDEVGELFQNLYNNAKVGIVTGDTKGHVINCNSAFEDMLGYSREELKSMSFKEFTHPDYIQEELSLLESLRIGKIKFYELEKKFIRKDNETIWAKVTAGFGISTDGKPINSLVIVEDISERKRSEKEIRDYAAQLKTIFDLSDRALAVTDTKGHWINVNKYLLNELGYTEQEFLKLTSSDITHPDDVETTADLFLKLLSGEIDDYRIEKRYKTKEGEFKWFDISVKPIKDKNNRITSVLGAGHPMDKKD